The genomic window GagttcttatctaacaaacaaaccttaacacaggaatgtggggtctgAGATGGGGGGACAATTCTTAGGTTTATGAGGGGGCTGTTatccaaggagtgtttatcttcacttagccaaatgttagctcactggccctttgatattcctgaaattcctcttttgtctcttgccacccaaactaagcagaaagcattttgttatctgcccaaaacatctttttccttctggagagaaggaaaaaccaggtctgtcccctaaaaatgtggacaggggtaatttttccatctttggtctttctggggctacttcagaggaaggaagagagacagaaagagagagagagagagacagagacagagagagagaggagagagaaatagacagacagagacacagagagaaaaagagagagacagagacagagaaaaagagacagaaagaaacagagagaaacagagacagagagaaaaagagagagagagggagagagaaaaagacacacagagagaaagagatagagagacagggacacagagaaaaagagagatagactgagacagagacagacagagagagagaaagatggagagaggcagagagacagagacacacagagagaaacagagagacacacacagagagaaacagagagagagagagacatagagagagagaccgagacagagaggagggatggaggaagaaagagggagacatgACAGACataggcagagagagggagatggaggcCCCCCAGTGGCTGCTGCTTAGTGCTGTGGCATTCACAGGGCCATCTATGGCACCTACATCATTTAGAGCTCTGCCCTAGATCTGCTGAGGAGAGGGAAGCTGCTGCTGGAGATTTGGGGTTGGGGTGCTTGCCAGGGTGAGTTCCAGAGCACCCTGGATAATCAGCCATTACAGAGCAAGTCATAGTAGTGAGCTGCCTGGCTGGGGCACCTGCTTTTGCTCCTTGGTTTCATCTTCAAGGTCCCAGCCAAGCAGTGGTGTCTCGCAGTCCTGCCCTTTGTCTCTTTGGTGGTTAGGAAGACTGCTGCTGAGCATTCCATggaatagttttgttttgttttggtttttggtctTACTTTTTATTTAACCATCTTAATGGCAGTCCTAAGACAGAATGGCAAGTGCTAGGCAATCTAGGTCAAGTGAcctatctagggtcacacagttaggcagaatttgaggtcaggtttgaacctaggacctcccaactctaggcctggttctcaagccactgagccagctagctgcccctgcCTTTGTTTTTATGAAGGCTATGCCACTCTATGACCCAGAGTTCTACTCAGTACCCCTGAAATTCAGGCTGGCTAAATCTGAACTCCCTTCCCAGATCTCCATTTCATGCTCCTCTCCATCCATGTTGGCTTTGGCCTTCCAGtgggtgtctctctctctcattgttcCCTTCCAACTTCCGTTGAGCTTTGTGGACCCCAGTTTACAAACCAGCCTCTATAGGAAATCTTTGCCATCTTCCAAAGTGACCTTGGAAATTGCTTGGTAAATAGATATTTTGCTTCAGCTGGCAGTGATCTAGGTGCAATGGGCTCTGAGGCTGAGCTGATGAGCAAGGCCATAGAACCAAGCCTCTTCTTTGGAGGAGTGGTTTTTCTTTAGGAAAACAATGGGAAGAAATGGGTCAAGGGCCCTCCTTTCAATGCCAGCCAGacttttatattttcctccaatCAAAAAGGGCCATTTGCCCTGAAATATATTGCTCTAAGAGACAGAGAACCACCAGGGGCAGCAGGAGGCTCAGTCCTGGAAACTGAAAAAAGGGATCAATGTTTGTCCTTCTGCCACTTGAACCCCCCAGCCAGAGAACTTGCCTGGGAAATATACATGCAGTCATACTATTCCTTTTCTTGAATTTAGGGTGAAAAATGCTCttctccaccttcagagaaagaactgattgagtCTGAATGCTGATCGAAGCAGACTTTTTTCACTTCATCATTCTTGGCTTTTgggtttgtgatttctttttcaagatggctaatatggaaatgttgtCCATGACTGCACATGTACAATCTAGggtaaattgcttgccttctcaagtggggagcaaaggagagagagaagaggaactcaaaataaaaaatgtttgcttagacataactgagaaaaataaaataagaatgaaatggaaaaaataagattttctctctcttcctagaAACTCTTCTTCCCCATTGTTTCTCTTTTCTGCAGTTGTAGGAGGATCCACAGTAATACACAAGGTCCTGGTTAACCACATCTATCTGAATGCTCAGGGTTTTTATTGAGGAACTCAATGTTTTTTAAtgcttaaaattgttttaaaatgtaattggggaaaacttatttttttatctgaaaaaattaattaattaatttagaatatttttccatgattcatgttctttcctttccctcctatccccctcccatagccaaggagcaattccactgggttttacatgtgtcattgatcaagccctatttccatattattgatatttgcactggggtgatcatttagagtctatatccctaatcatatccccatcgaaccatgtgatcaaacagctgtttttcttctgtgtttctactcccacagttctttctttggatgtggatagtgttcttttttcataagtccctcagaattgtcctggatcattgcattgctgctcgtAGAgacatccattacatttgattgtgccacagtgtatccgtctctgtgtacaatgttctggttctgctcctttcactctgcatcaattcctggaggtcgttccagttcacaaggaatccctccagttcatcattcctttgagcacaatagtattccatcaccaacagtcaccacaatgtgttcagccattccccaatggaagggcatcccctcattttccattttttttttttgccaggggGAACCCTTCCCCCAATTTAAAGGGAAGGTGATCAGGAAAATCAAGAAAGATTCAAGAAATAAAGACAAGTTTTAGGAACCAGTCCCCAGTGTCTTGGGCCAAGGGAGTCTCAGCAGTTTAAATGAGTCCAGCCTCCTGGCTGGTGCAGCAGCACATTCCTTATTTTTAGCTTAATTACGCAGCCGCTGTCCTGGAGTCTGGTGCTAGCAATCTTCTGACTGTTGGTCTCCCTCCTTCCCGTGGCTCCCCAAGGCACTTTCCTCCCTCCCTAAACACTGATAAAGAACGTACTATGTGGTAACTACTAAGCTAAGCTCTGTTCATTAGAACAATGGTGCCAGGAGTGGAGCAGTCTCACTCCTgagcttccctctctcttcctgggCATTGGGTATGATTTGCCTGGTCGATACGTTTTTTTATTGGACAGTATGGAGAGAGCCGCAGCATTATTACCAGGAAGAAGGCAGGCATGCAGATTGAAGGTTCCCAGTGCCAATTCAcacaccccacccacccacataCACCCCAGTCTTGTTTAAGTGGAACTTAAAGGCATTTTGCCTGCTCTTGGTACTCTCTAGGCTAGGGGCATGTTGGGAGTTCAGAGATTTTCCTGCTCCCAACCCTGAAAGGAGACAGGTGGTTtctgaaaaaaaagcaaaatatggaGTACCCCTAAGTGCAGGATAGGAGTTGGGGTTGTTCCCCTGCAGGTAAGAGGTTGTCTAGAAGCTCTAATTGAACAGGGAACCAGAAAATAGTCATAGCTCAAGAAGTTATCAGATGTCAGTAACTCAGCAGATAACCAGCAGATGGCAGCATGTCCCAGAAAACAGCCCAGTGGTTGATATCAACAGCAACTAGTTCAGAAGGAAGAATATGGCTTAATAGATGCTATCAAGAGCCTAATAAATaacaggggtggggtgggatgcCCATACAAAGAGTGTGGTGATCTATTAATCTGTTTCCTGCAAAAGTTCCCTtgctcaggggcagctaggtggttcagtggatagagagccaagcctggagatggaaagtctgGGGCTCaagtctaacctcagacacttcctagctgtgtgaccctgggcaagctacctAACCCCTATAGCCTAACCTTTCCtattctgcattagaaccaaaacatagtattgattctaagatggaaggttagaaAAGTTTCCTTGCTCATAGGAGATGTGCTGAGGTACAGAAGACTGCACATATTGGAAGATATTCCTTATTTGCTTTGCTCTTTGTTTAATTGCCTTTTTTCAGCTCATCTAATTTTGTCTgattaaagagagaaaacagCAGGGGCTTATGAACTGTGGATTTGAATACACAAAGAATGCCTTGACCTTGGTACATCTTTCAAACCCTGGTCTAATGGGGCAAGGAATATGCATAAATTTGCAGAGGCAGATCACAGAGCTCTAGCAATTGGTCTTTTTCAAGCATCTGGTCCAATCCTTGCCTGAGGGGAATCCCTACTTCAACAAACTATGGAGTGGAAATCCAGTCTCAGGctgaagacctccaaggaaggGGAACCCATTTCCTACTGGCAGCCTGTCCCACTGCTGGAGAGTTCTAATTGCTAGGACGTTTTTTCCTGACTCAAATTCTTAGTTTGGAAGCTCCCTTCCTTGATGTAGAATGTAACCCATATATGCCTGCCCACCCTGTGAAGCTCTTGCCTTCATCCTCTCATATTTGCCATAGGTGGGGTGAGAGAGTTGGGTGAACCCAGTTTCTGAAGTCTTTTTCCTGCTACCTAAAGGACGTTGTGGCTCTCCACCTCTCCTCCTTCGCTCTTATCTTGTGATCAGTCTGTCTTTTCTTCCTAAACTTTCATACTTGTCCTCTGAATTGCCTCATTGGTGACATGTTGCCACCTATACCCTTAATGTCCCGTGATGCTTATCcaatttgttttgttctttctcttgctGCCAGAAGATGATGTCAACATTGGCATCGGTAGAATAAGGGGATCCAAAAGGTGGGCTTTGCTTTCACTGGAAGCTAGGGTTGATTAAGGGCTTTGCCATTCTCTAAAGGTGCtccactttttcttcctcttgtccaGTTCTGGGCCCCATGGTTTCTCTCTGCCCTCTCTGTCCTAGATATGTCAGACCAATTCTGAGGAAGAGCTGAATCTGTATCTTTCAGTAGCTACCTTGAGGTCATGTCAACACACTCAAACCATACTAGCTTATGTAAAAAGTTATTTGTCCCTAAATGGTGAAGACTTGATTAGGGAGACTGATCGGAACACCGGTCTCTAAAAACGAGCCCCAGGAGTCATGTGTTTTTAACCGgggttggctccaaggcagaagataaatgacttgcctaggttcacgtagctaagaagtatctgagctcaggtttgaacccaggaccttgtatCTCCAGacagccactgagctaccttccTATCCCAGGAACAGGATTTAATGAAGGGGAGAGTACTGAGGAGGGGAAACTTTCTGTTTATCTCTGGCATCATCAGCCCATCCACAGGCCTAACTTGAATCACAAACACAGCCCAACCACATTCCTCTGCAGAGATTTCATCTACCCCCACCTTCTCCACAGCCCATCACTTGAATGTCTAACCAAACTCAGATTGGAGCATCCATCAAACCAACCCCACTTCATCTTTGGCCCAACCTAATTCCCAGTGTTGTTTAACATAATGGCCCCAGTCTCTGGTTCAACCTCAATCTCCTCTCATCAGTCCTTCCCTAAATGTTCACCCAAAGAGCCCATCCTTGATGTGGCAGGAGAAATGGTGACTCGGTGTCAGACCAGCAGGTCCTCAAGTTAACCCCTGtgctgactcagtttccctatttgtaaaacgATAGAATtgaatctcttcctttccttagcTCCACCCTCAGTCGGTCTACATTTATCCTCATTACATCCACAGAAtaaattccttctccagctctgccCTTAGCCAGGTCTTGGCTCATGGGCAGCCCCAATCTTTTGGCCACTGCTCCAGTAGAGTGGAAGGCCCTTGGAGGAGTCTCCCCCTAGGTCGGCCGGGGCAGTGGACAGTGTAGATGGAGCCAAGAAGGGCCTTTGCAGTAGGTTCCCAGGTGGCAGAGATGAGATAGGAGGTAGGGCTGGGGTTGAGGTTTTATTGCTCAGGTGCAGGGCCCCCACGCTTTGGAGGGGCTCCTCCACTACTCCCTCCCCCTAGGCCTGTGGCTGATCCCTCCAGGGGGAGGCTGCTGAGCTGGTCATGTAGGGAGCACATCTTCAGGTGCAGGTAGTCCAAAGCAGCGACCTTCTccctgggaggaggaggaggaagcggGCTTGGCTGGGGCAGAGGCAGGGGGGTGGGGTCGGAGGTCGTGTCAGGGGCAGGGGCTGGAGTCGTGAGGTCAGGAGGCTGTCGGGGCGGGCAGGCGAGGGGACCCACTGGGGGCAGATGAGGGCAGAGTCACACTTGAGGTCATCGGGAGGTGCGGTCAGGGGTCAGGACCCTCACTCAGGCTTCATCTTGTCTGTGAGGAGCAGGTTCTTGGCCCTGAGGGCCTCGTCTTGGGCCAGCCGCAGAGTGGAGCTCAGCGCCTCGGCCCTCACGTGCTTGGCCAGCGCCTGGCGTTCTAACTCCTGCAGGGACAGAAGGCAGCGCCCAGTGTCCCGGGGGCCTCCGCCGGGCCTCTCCCCGAGCCCCGCTGGGGCCGCCCGCTGCTCCCCGGCCTACCAGGATCTTCTTGTGCAGCCGCTGGCAGCTGGGGCAGGCGGGGGCCAGGCCGCGCTGCTTCACCTCGTCCACCAAGGGTGTCAGGGCCCGCTCCAGGAGCTGCTGCAGGGTCTCGGACGACAACTGCTGCCCCTGGCTGGGGGCGGTGGGTTCAGGCGCGGGCTGGAGCAGGCCCCGCCCCCTCGGGACCACCACCCTCCCCGGCCAGCCCAGGGAGCTACCAGCCCGGCCCTTACCTGCCGCAGCGAGTGCAGGAGCCCGGCCTGTCCAAGGACATGGAGAGCTCGGAGCCTCGGCGGGCGCTGCTCAGCTGCCGCCCCAGCTCCTCCAGGACCGGCTTCACAGGCCCCAGGCCCTCCAGCTCCCCGCGCAGAGAAGCCACGGACACAGCAGACCGCTCCACCCTGGGCCAGGGCAGGAGTGGAGGTGCTCAGCAGGCGCCCCCGCTAGTACCCCGGCccggtccccccccccccccccccccccccgtaccCCGGCCCGGCCCCCCCTCCCGAGGTCCTGACCGTGCTCGGCTTCCAAGGGCTCCCCCTGGCGGCCAGAGGGGACGGCGCTCTCCGCCTGCCCCCAGGAATAGGGGCGGGGCCCCGAGCCTGAGGAGTGGGACGGGGCGGGTGCTCACATGGTGCAGAGCTCATCGGCCCGGCCCCGCAGCTCCTGGAGGCCCCTCGCGGTCTGGGCCTGCTCCCTCTGGGCCCGCTCCCATTGGCCCAGGAAGCCGTCCAGCCGCCCTCCGAGGCCCCCGAGCAGTCTCAGAGCCTCTTGCACGGCGCCCTCCTCCTGGTACCAGCGAGCCGTCAGCGAGGACACCTCTCTCCTGCCCAGGGAAGCCAGTGAATGGCGCTCAGGGGTCTGGCCGCCTCAGAAGCAAGGGACCAGAGCCCGTCCTGTCCTCGTCTCAGGATCTCCGGCGCGGATCCGCCCACCAGCCCCTCCCACCCTGCTCTAGGAAGATGTGCTCCCCGGGCAGCCCAGCCCTCTTCATCCTAAACTTCTCGGCACCCCCTCAGCTCCCAGACCGGCCCTTCCTCTCCGTGCGccggcttccccccccccccctcgttCCCTGTTGGCCTGGCCGGCACCCTGGGTTCACCTGAGCTCCTCCAGGCCGGCGGTGACCTTCTGCAGCTCCAGCTCTCCGCTCTCCCCGGTGCGGCTCTGACTTTGAACTTGGGCCAGGCCTAGGCCCTCGCTCTGGCCCTGCCCCTCGGGCCCGTCCCCGGGGTTGACTAGGAGCCGGGGCCCTGAGAGCTCCGTGGGGCTGCCCGTGTGGGGCGTGGGAGTAGGGCTGGAGACTGGAGCGGGCTCGGGTTCTAGCTCGGGCTCCGGCTGGGGCTCGGGCTGCGGCTCGGTCGGGGGATCGGCCTGGGGATCGGGCTCACTCGGGGGCCGGATGGTCTCTTCAGGGGGCGGGGTGGGGCAGGAAGACACCAGCGAGTGGCGGGACAGTCCGGCCTCCAGCTGCTGCTCCAGCTCGGGCAGGTCGCTCTCCTGCCGCCGGGGGGGCTCATCTTGCAGCTGCTGCTGGAGGAAGCGGAGTTTCTCCTGGGGAGGCGAGGAGAGGGAAGTCCTGCTGGGAGCCTGACCCCGATCCCGCTTGCTGCCTCTGGGAGATGGGCGGGATGACCCAGGCCGGCTCGCTGGGCGGTGCTTCTGCCGGTCTGACTTCCCGCCCACCAGCCTCGGAGGCTCTGGGCTCTCTGGCTGGCCCAGCGCCCGCCCCGGGACCCAGGCGTCCCTCACCTCCAGCAGGGCCGAGTTCTGCTTCAGGACGTTTGTCTTTATCTCAGCGTCTTCCACTGAGCGGGTCACCTTCCGGCAATTCTCCTGGGACCGGacagctggggctggggctgggggctAGGGGAGGAAGCCCTCCCCGGGGCTGCAGGGGCTCCCCTCGGACCTGGCCCCAGCTAGCCCCGAGCCTGGCCTTTTCCTCAAGTCACCACAGCCCGGCCCTCCCCAGAAGCCGCCCTCAGGCCAGTCCTTCCTACTGGCCTACCCGATCTGGCCCCCCTCTCCCACCTTGGGTGCCACGCCCCGCCCCTAGCCCCGCCCCTCCGGCCCCGTGGCCCCGCCCACCGGCACCTCCGCGAAGCCCCGCTCACCTTCAGCTGGCAGCAATAGCCCTCGAGCTCCTCGGCCTCCTGTCTCCGGCGTTCCAGGTTCTCGCTCAGCACCGAGCACTCACTCTGCGGGGAGGAGAGGCCCACAGGGGGGGAAGAGTTGGGGGCCGGCGGGAGGCGGGGGGGACTCGAGACCCTGAGAGGACTGGGATTCCCTGGGGTCGGGGTCCCGCCCCCGCCCTCCCGGGATTCGCAGGTGGGccgtgggtgggggtggggtcgaGGAAGGGGCGGTTGTTCCAGGCAGCAGCTAGTGGGACCTGAAGAGACTGGACGTGCTGGTTGACCCTGGTGGTCTTCTCTTTGAGGCTGGTGATGGAGTCCTTGGCCCTCAGCAAGCCGCTGTTCACCCCGTTCTGTGGGACACGGAGGGGCTTAGGGGAACAGTACCCCGGGCTTGGCTGCCCTGGCGCCGGGCCAGCCCCCTCTCCAGCACCCCACAGGGGAGGGGCAGCACTCAGGCCAATGGGTTCGCTCCTGGGCCGCCGCATCCTAATCCCTGGGATCCAGCCAGCTGCAGTTAACTGCCTCAGTCTCTTGTGACTCCCCCACCGCGGGCAGACCACCCACTCAGCACAGGCGGCGGAGGCGCTGCAGCCCGCTCTCAGCCTGCCGCATTCGGACCCTAACGTCACggtccctccctccctgcccgcCGAGTGCTTGTGTGGGGCCATCCGGGAGAACGCTACCCATCCTCCTTCAGCCACTCAGCCATTAGTCACGACCCCGGCCCATGTGGGGTCtccttggccaagatactggccacttgacagatgaggaaactgaggcaaacagggtgaaacgACTGGCCCAGTGTTAGtaagtgtgtctgaggccagatttgaactctggaagatgaatccAGGGCTCTATCCGCTGTACCACATAGTTGCCCTTGGCACAGTGgtccagccaaattggccttAGGGCTTTTCCTACATGCCTTTCCACAGACTTTGCCCCAACTCTGTAACACATAAAAGATGAGGGCCACGGGGTGGCaatggactgagaaccaggcctccgaggtcctgggttcaaatctggcttccctCACgtcctggctgtgtggccctgggcaagtcacttgacccccattgcctagcccttaccactcttctgtcttggacccagtacacagtattgattctaagaggaaggtgagggttaaaaactAGATGAAATGACCAAGGGGGAAAAGCTTTGATCTTCTGAGCATGTCAGCTTATGAAGCGGTGCACCAATTGCCTAACAAATCGGGCCCGGGCCCTTCCTCCGTTTAGAGCTGGACCTGGACCACCGGAGGAGACAGACTTCCATGAATGAGACCAGATAATTAAAAGGAAACCGTGCAAGTCGGGCcatttgatttctaattggagagaAGACTGGAGAGGGCGAGAGTCAACAGGTGCAGTTCTCGGAATTCGGGAAAAGAGGCGTCCTGCTGCTCCCCGACTGTAAACCATGAAAGGGACATGGAAGCAGCGACCGACTGATCCGTCTGGGGCCAGTTTCCAGAGTGAGACTAACGGGGTCCCTGAGGTGTGCCATGAGGAGACACCCCCTTGCATCAGTCTTAGCATCAGAGGGGCTTTCTGGGCACCGTAACCTCGGTCCTCGGTTCCGAATCTCTCCAGAGGTGGGCCAGTCTCCCGGTTCTGACAAGGCAACAAGGTTTTCTCCCGATTCTCCCAACTGAATCCACTTTTGTCACAGGACAGAATTGGGACGAGGCCCATGATTGAATGGAAAAGGAACCGAACGGGGGccagaactgagtcacaagatggagtcactCAGTTCCCACAACTGACCACTGGCTGTCCTGATCCACTCCATCCCTTCAGCCCTCGGACCGATGACCCACCTCTGAGAACGCCTGGTCTCCATCCAGACTGAGGCCAGGCTCTGCCTTCCCACTTAGGCCTTTCCTCGTCTCCCTGCTGCATTTGGACGTCGTGTTTTCCCAAGTACCTTTCCACAGCTAGTGGCTCAGCACATAGAGCCTGAGCCTGCAGCCAGGAAgttctgttgtgtctgactctctgtgaccccgtcgggggttttcttggtaaagacactggcgtggtttgccatttccttcttcagctcgtttgacagatgaggaaactgaggccaacagggtgaagtgatttgtccagggccacacagctagtaggtatctgaggtcaggctggcactccaggtctggtactctatccactataccacctagctgccctggagtcatgaagatctgagttcaaatccagcctcacacgcTTATTAGCTGGTGACCATGGACGAGTCACTTtgacctctatctgcctcagtttcctcaactgtaaaaaagaGGATTTTAACGGCACTTACACCtgccagtgttgttgtgaggatgaaatgagatattcgTAAATCGTGGTGTTTGGCATAAAGGTAGGTGTTCTGTAAATGctcatctccctttctcttcccttttgtctttaaGTCCCTtgcacttggcacatagtaggtacttaacaattCCGCGGTGATTGCTTAGTTGGTTGCTTCCCTGAGGTTCAAGATGGGAACTTGAAATTTGGCACTTAAAGCCCAGAGCCCAGATCGTGGGGTCCCGGAGCCCAGAAGTCGGAACCCAGAGGTCAGAAGCCAGGCTGGACCCCAGAACCCAAAGGTCCGATCAGTTTGACTCTGCTGTCCTGCTTAACCCAGAACTCAAAGACCCAAAGACTTGCTTACGTCTATTCTGCAGTCCCTCGGCCACTCTCCCCTTCTGAGTGCTCCTCGGTTTCCCCCTCTAGACAATAATCAAGGAGAGGGAGAGCCAACTCCTATTTTgcccttctgactctaggccaggaAGTGAGGGTGTGCGGAAGCCTTAAAGTGGGTTTTAAACCCATTTCCAGAAGCCTGACCCCAAAGGCGTATTCTACAGCCTCGAAATCTCCTCAAGGGAGCCCCCATTCCCCAACATTGCCCTCTCTGGCAGGAAGCTGGGGGCCATTGACAGGAACCCAGTCCAGAACCCCAACCTGTATCGAAGACCCCAAATACAGGCTGTGGGCCCTGAAGCCTCAGGAGGCCAGGTGTGAGCCTTTGTACCCCTTACTAGACCCTCAGCCTGGAGTCTTGGGTCTACGTGAGAATCAGGCCTCCAATTACGGCCTGAGAATGAGACCATTCGTTCTGAGCCAGGACCGCAGGGACTTGTACCTAGAACCAAAGGTCAAAGCGAGGGGGCCCCTCGGGGATTAGGCCTTACCAGCAGGTCGGCGATGTCAGGGTCATCAGGGGCCCAGGATGGGGCTGAGGCCGGCAGGTTCAGGGCTGGGGTTGAGGAAGTCCCAGAGGCAGGCAAGACTGGCAACTCATCGGTGGTGGTTTCAATCCTGGCGGAGTCAGGAAGCTCCACAGCTGCCAGGTTGAGGAGGGAGACGTTGGTACAGGCTGAGGAGCGCTTCAGATTCAGGCACCACTGCATGGGCTCATGGGACATCCGGGGCTCCACCCTGGAGGAGGCAGCTCGTCAGCTCCCCTAACACCTAGGGAGCCCtggcttcttcctttcccctctcccctaacCCAGAAACTTGTCTTAGGACTCCATGCTAATGAGGCAGTTTAGCCAGTTTCCCTGGCACCCTTGGGAACCTGAGCTCGTTCTCTCCCACCCCAGGGCTCTTCCCTGGAGAAAGTATCTCCCCAACCACCCCtaggaacctcagtttcctcttcttcccctttagCCTGCAAGTCCCAGGTCCCCACCCACCCATGGAAAGACACAGCCTTCTTTTTCTTGGCGATCCCCTTTCCTGGGCCAGATCCAGCCCCAGGGACCTCAGGCCCCAATGGGGTCCGGTTCTCAGCCCCTG from Monodelphis domestica isolate mMonDom1 chromosome 4, mMonDom1.pri, whole genome shotgun sequence includes these protein-coding regions:
- the TSKS gene encoding testis-specific serine kinase substrate isoform X4 yields the protein MASVVVKTIWQSKEIHEAGDPPAGAENRTPLGPEVPGAGSGPGKGIAKKKKAVSFHGVEPRMSHEPMQWCLNLKRSSACTNVSLLNLAAVELPDSARIETTTDELPVLPASGTSSTPALNLPASAPSWAPDDPDIADLLSECSVLSENLERRRQEAEELEGYCCQLKEKLRFLQQQLQDEPPRRQESDLPELEQQLEAGLSRHSLVSSCPTPPPEETIRPPSEPDPQADPPTEPQPEPQPEPELEPEPAPVSSPTPTPHTGSPTELSGPRLLVNPGDGPEGQGQSEGLGLAQVQSQSRTGESGELELQKVTAGLEELRREVSSLTARWYQEEGAVQEALRLLGGLGGRLDGFLGQWERAQREQAQTARGLQELRGRADELCTMVERSAVSVASLRGELEGLGPVKPVLEELGRQLSSARRGSELSMSLDRPGSCTRCGSQGQQLSSETLQQLLERALTPLVDEVKQRGLAPACPSCQRLHKKILELERQALAKHVRAEALSSTLRLAQDEALRAKNLLLTDKMKPEEKVAALDYLHLKMCSLHDQLSSLPLEGSATGLGGGSSGGAPPKRGGPAPEQ
- the TSKS gene encoding testis-specific serine kinase substrate isoform X3 encodes the protein MASVVVKTIWQSKEIHEAGDPPAGAENRTPLGPEVPGAGSGPGKGIAKKKKAVSFHGVEPRMSHEPMQWCLNLKRSSACTNVSLLNLAAVELPDSARIETTTDELPVLPASGTSSTPALNLPASAPSWAPDDPDIADLLSECSVLSENLERRRQEAEELEGYCCQLKENCRKVTRSVEDAEIKTNVLKQNSALLEEKLRFLQQQLQDEPPRRQESDLPELEQQLEAGLSRHSLVSSCPTPPPEETIRPPSEPDPQADPPTEPQPEPQPEPELEPEPAPVSSPTPTPHTGSPTELSGPRLLVNPGDGPEGQGQSEGLGLAQVQSQSRTGESGELELQKVTAGLEELRREVSSLTARWYQEEGAVQEALRLLGGLGGRLDGFLGQWERAQREQAQTARGLQELRGRADELCTMVERSAVSVASLRGELEGLGPVKPVLEELGRQLSSARRGSELSMSLDRPGSCTRCGSQGQQLSSETLQQLLERALTPLVDEVKQRGLAPACPSCQRLHKKILELERQALAKHVRAEALSSTLRLAQDEALRAKNLLLTDKMKPEEKVAALDYLHLKMCSLHDQLSSLPLEGSATGLGGGSSGGAPPKRGGPAPEQ
- the TSKS gene encoding testis-specific serine kinase substrate isoform X2, translating into MASVVVKTIWQSKEIHEAGDPPAGAENRTPLGPEVPGAGSGPGKGIAKKKKAVSFHGVEPRMSHEPMQWCLNLKRSSACTNVSLLNLAAVELPDSARIETTTDELPVLPASGTSSTPALNLPASAPSWAPDDPDIADLLNGVNSGLLRAKDSITSLKEKTTRVNQHVQSLQSECSVLSENLERRRQEAEELEGYCCQLKEKLRFLQQQLQDEPPRRQESDLPELEQQLEAGLSRHSLVSSCPTPPPEETIRPPSEPDPQADPPTEPQPEPQPEPELEPEPAPVSSPTPTPHTGSPTELSGPRLLVNPGDGPEGQGQSEGLGLAQVQSQSRTGESGELELQKVTAGLEELRREVSSLTARWYQEEGAVQEALRLLGGLGGRLDGFLGQWERAQREQAQTARGLQELRGRADELCTMVERSAVSVASLRGELEGLGPVKPVLEELGRQLSSARRGSELSMSLDRPGSCTRCGSQGQQLSSETLQQLLERALTPLVDEVKQRGLAPACPSCQRLHKKILELERQALAKHVRAEALSSTLRLAQDEALRAKNLLLTDKMKPEEKVAALDYLHLKMCSLHDQLSSLPLEGSATGLGGGSSGGAPPKRGGPAPEQ
- the TSKS gene encoding testis-specific serine kinase substrate isoform X5; translated protein: MASVVVKTIWQSKEIHEAGDPPAGAENRTPLGPEVPGAGSGPGKGIAKKKKAVSFHGVEPRMSHEPMQWCLNLKRSSACTNVSLLNLAAVELPDSARIETTTDELPVLPASGTSSTPALNLPASAPSWAPDDPDIADLLNGVNSGLLRAKDSITSLKEKTTRVNQHVQSLQSECSVLSENLERRRQEAEELEGYCCQLKENCRKVTRSVEDAEIKTNVLKQNSALLEEKLRFLQQQLQDEPPRRQESDLPELEQQLEAGLSRHSLVSSCPTPPPEETIRPPSEPDPQADPPTEPQPEPQPEPELEPEPAPVSSPTPTPHTGSPTELSGPRLLVNPGDGPEGQGQSEGLGLAQVQSQSRTGESGELELQKVTAGLEELRVERSAVSVASLRGELEGLGPVKPVLEELGRQLSSARRGSELSMSLDRPGSCTRCGSQGQQLSSETLQQLLERALTPLVDEVKQRGLAPACPSCQRLHKKILELERQALAKHVRAEALSSTLRLAQDEALRAKNLLLTDKMKPEEKVAALDYLHLKMCSLHDQLSSLPLEGSATGLGGGSSGGAPPKRGGPAPEQ